One part of the Humulus lupulus chromosome 9, drHumLupu1.1, whole genome shotgun sequence genome encodes these proteins:
- the LOC133799867 gene encoding uncharacterized protein LOC133799867 — protein MGRSWLAKDRLSKEYEDGVESFIEIALKNTVDPKRVHCPCQKCSNLKKLDIKEIKNHLYFNGIDKTYVKWIWHGQQVESTSKVHNEDKKISQVFDDPIEMVRDAYDRFVDRPEEFVKFLGDAEKTIFPGSPMSKLVVLVRLYNLKAGTSWSDISFTKFLDLMKEILPKEMRCLLPFMRRKKTLCTLGMDYKKIHACPNDCVLYRNNLENATECPTCKTSRWKRGKEGKEGKKGIPAKVLWYLPPIPRFIRLFRNPEHAKNLRWHEDGRIKDDKLRHPADS, from the coding sequence atgggTAGGAGTTGGTTGGCAAAAGATAGGTTATCAAAAGAATATGAAGATGGAGTTGAGAGTTTTATTGAAATAGCCTTGAAAAATACAGTGGATCCTAAGAGAGTTCATTGTCCATGTCAAAAGTGTTCTAATTTGAAAAAATTGGATATAAAGGaaataaaaaatcatttgtaTTTCAATGGAATAGACAAAACTTATGTTAAGTGGATATGGCATGGACAACAAGTTGAGTCTACTTCCAAAGTACACAATGAAGATAAAAAAATTTCTCAAGTGTTTGATGACCCTATAGAGATGGTGAGAGATGCATATGATCGATTTGTGGATAGGCCAGAAGAATTTGTAAAGTTCTTAGGAGATGCAGAGAAAACAATTTTTCCAGGGTCGCCTATGTCTAAGTTGGTTGTTTTGGTAAgattatacaatttaaaagctgGTACTAGTTGGAGTGACATAAGTTTCACAAAGTTCCTTGATTTGATGAAGGAGATTTTACCAAAAGAAATGAGATGCCTTCTTCCCTTTATGAGGCGAAAAAAAACTCTGTGCACTTTAGGAATGGATTATAAAAAGATACATGCCTGTCCTAATGATTGTGTTTTATACCGGAACAATTTAGAAAATGCAACGGAGTGCCCTACGTGCAAGACATCGAGATGGAAGAGAGGTAAAGAAGGAAAAGAAGGTAAGAAAGGGATTCCAGCTAAAGTATTATGGTATTTGCCACCGATACCAAGATTTATACGTTTGTTTCGGAATCCAgaacatgctaaaaatttaagATGGCATGAGGATGGAAGGATCAAAGATGATAAACTACGACATCCAGCAGATTCATAA